The following are from one region of the Andrena cerasifolii isolate SP2316 chromosome 1, iyAndCera1_principal, whole genome shotgun sequence genome:
- the Tudor-sn gene encoding staphylococcal nuclease domain-containing protein 1 — translation MSAPQGQVKSRNGVVKQVTSGDTIIIRGQPIGGPPPEVTITLCNITAPKLERWKVNDSIDESKDEPYAWEAREFLRKKLIGQDVTFVMEKSMNSIRAYGTVWLGKDKNGENVAETLVSEGLVTVKKDTRNPSAEQVRLTELENAAKQAKKGKWSESPSSEHIRDVKRTVDDPRKLVEKFGKKPVKAIIEFVFDGSTVRALLLPDFYNVMLMISGVRCPGWPNGRRENSVGDPYADEAKFFVESRLLHRDVEIVLESVNNNNFIGSILHPKGNIAEILLNEGFAKCQDWSINNSRAGAEKLYLAEKAAKEARLRLWKDYKPSGPQIEFTGTVVEIVNADALIIRTQNGENKKVFLSSIRPPAREKKPNDESNNAGRKDFKPLYDVPWMLEAREFLREKFIRKNVKVVVDYTQPARDNFPEKLCCTVTCGKTNIAEALVARGLARVIKYRQNDDQRSSHYNLLHVAESKAEKSQHGLHAKKDVPVHRLVDLSNDPAKAKAFLTSLKRAQGIKAVVEFVTSGSRLKLFLPKEDQLITFVLAGIRTPRCQRSLPGGGIVKADEYGEKALAFTREHCFQRDVEIKIESTETKGSGFIGWLTVNDVNMSVSLVEEGLAEVVTFPDFGELTRTLKTAEERAKTKKLNMWKNFVEVQVENDKNENDKEVVERKIDYQEVVISEVTEDLHFYVQNVDQRSMLENLVSQLRQELSSNPPLPGAYKPIRGDLAVAKFTGDDQWYRIKVEKTAGVNISVFYIDYGNRETVNVTRVADLPSRFATDKPYAHEHTLACVALPNDNDDKKAAVETFKEDVMDKILLLNREYKMNNNVTAVTLVDSSTNSSSTNDDIAKGLIADGLLLVQHQRDRRLTKLIEEYKKAEEDAKHNRRNIWRYGDIRADDEKEFGL, via the exons ATGAGCGCACCCCAGGGGCAAGTGAAATCACGAAACGGAGTAGTAAAACAG GTTACTTCTGGAGATACCATTATCATTCGTGGCCAACCAATCGGCGGTCCACCTCCCGAAGTCACCATTACTTTGTGCAACATTACCGCCCCAAAATTGGAGCGATGGAAAGTAAATGATAG CATTGATGAAAGCAAAGACGAACCATATGCTTGGGAAGCCAGGGAATTTTTACGCAAGAAGCTAATTGGCCAAGATGTAACTTTTGTTATGGAGAAATCAATGAACTCAATTAGAGCGTATGGCACTGTATGGTTAGGGAAAG ATAAAAATGGAGAGAACGTGGCCGAGACATTGGTTTCCGAGGGCTTGGTAACTGtaaaaaaggacacccgaaatccCAGTGCCGAGCAGGTCAGACTGACCGAGCTGGAGAATGCAGCGAAGCAAGCTAAAAAAGGAAAATGGTCAGAGTCGCCGTCCTCCGAGCATATACGCGACGTGAAACGGACCGTGGATGATCCTCGGAAATTGGTGGAGAAATTTGGAAAGAAGCCTGTGAAGGCTATTATTGAATTTGTTTTCGATGGATCTACAGTGAGAGCGCTCTTACTACCTGATTTCTACAACGTGATGTTAATGATATCGGGTGTTCGATGCCCAGGCTGGCCGAATGGAAGGCGCGAGAATTCAGTGGGCGATCCTTACGCGGATGAAGCGAAATTCTTTGTCGAATCTCGCCTTCTCCATAGAGATGTCGAAATAGTACTCGAGTCCGTTAATAATAACAACTTCATTGGCAGCATCCTGCATCCAAAAG GAAACATTGCAGAGATTTTATTGAACGAAGGCTTTGCCAAGTGCCAAGATTGGTCGATTAACAATAGCAGAGCTGGTGCTGAAAAGCTCTATCTCGCAGAGAAAGCTGCGAAAGAAGCACGTTTACGTTTGTGGAAAGATTATAAACCGTCTGGCCCGCAAATTGAGTTCACCGGTACTGTTGTTGAAATTGTTAATGCAGATGCACTTATAATCAGGACgcaaaatggagaaaacaagAAAGTCTTTTTAAGTAGCATTCGACCACCGGCCAGGGAAAAGAAGCCCAATGACGAAAGCAATAACGCTGGTAGAAAAGACTTCAAGCCTCTTTACGACGTACCATGGATGTTAGAGGCTCGCGAATTCTTGCgtgagaaattcatcagaaaaAACGTAAAGGTTGTCGTTGATTACACTCAACCAGCCAGAGACAATTTTCCGGAGAAATTGTGCTGCACCGTTACCTGCGGTAAAAC GAACATTGCAGAGGCACTGGTTGCGCGAGGTTTAGCAAGAGTGATCAAGTACAGACAAAACGACGATCAGCGTTCTTCTCACTACAATTTACTGCACGTTGCAGAGAGTAAAGCAGAGAAGTCGCAGCATGGTTTACACGCGAAGAAGGATGTTCCTGTGCACAGATTAGTAGATCTCTCCAACGATCCTGCCAAAGCAAAGGCGTTCTTGACATCCTTGAAACGAGCACAGGGCATTAAAGCCGTGGTTGAATTTGTCACGAGTGGCTCGCGCCTGAAACTCTTTTTACCGAAAGAAGACCAGCTTATTACATTTGTTTTGGCAGGTATAAGAACTCCTCGCTGTCAGAGATCGTTGCCGGGCGGTGGCATAGTTAAAGCGGACGAGTACGGTGAGAAGGCGCTAGCTTTTACCAGGGAGCACTGCTTCCAAAGGGACGTGGAAATTAAGATTGAAAGTACAGAGACGAAAGGAAGCGGATTTATTGGATGGTTGACGGTGAACGACGTTAACATGTCCGTTTCTCTCGTCGAGGAGGGGCTCGCAGAAGTGGTTACCTTCCCTGACTTTGGGGAATTAACGAGGACGCTTAAAACAGCAGAAGAACGTGCcaaaacaaagaaattgaat ATGTGGAAGAATTTCGTTGAGGTACAAGTGGAGAATGATAAAAACGAAAACGATAAAGAAGTCGTGGAAAGGAAAATTGACTACCAAGAGGTAGTGATTTCCGAAGTTACCGAAGATCTTCATTTTTACGTACAAAATGTTGATCAACGCAGTATGCTGGAAAATTTGGTGTCGCAATTGCGCCAAGAGCTATCGTCTAATCCTCCGCTCCCGGGTGCTTATAAGCCAATCAGAGGAGACTTAGCCGTAGCCAAGTTTACTGGCGATGATCAATGGTACCGtattaaagtagagaaaactgCTGGCGTAAATATCAGCGTCTTTTATATTGATTATGGAAACAGAGAAACGGTTAATGTGACGAGAGTCGCTGATTTACCGTCACGGTTTGCCACTGACAAACCTTACGCCCACGAGCATACCCTTGCCTGTGTTGCACTTCCAAACGAC AACGATGACAAGAAAGCGGCAGTCGAAACCTTTAAGGAAGACGTGATGGATAAAATCTTACTACTGAACAGGGAATATAAGATGAACAATAACGTTACTGCTGTGACATTAGTTGATTCTTCTACTAATTCTTCTTCTACTAATGATGATATCGCGAAAGGGCTTATTGCCGATGGATTGTTACTTGTTCAACATCAACGTGACAGGAGACTTACTAAATTG ATCGAAGAATACAAGAAGGCGGAAGAGGATGCGAAGCATAATCGGCGTAATATTTGGAGATACGGCGACATACGCGCTGACGATGAAAAAGAATTTGGATTGTAA
- the LOC143378264 gene encoding methylosome protein WDR77 isoform X2 produces MTDHYWSGTVWYYKDTADFHRDKAFVATKTKSGVCSAAYLECDKFVISEDSGVLQVIGLVEAAESHLKELQCLGYACQHDNSLLTLSVFSDNAHLVTGGMDYCIKVWDIAELLATYSFGFAHTDIVTCVDAQPGSNTTFVSTSLDCEALLWDIRQAKPAQSILKKELGLTSVNWNTILDHIVAIGSEGGDVSLIDIRNVGAAALQESCIFPRSVHKLLFNPNPERSEELACCCDDTIVEVLDINKEFSSVYKNEGHTDFVRGLAWYKDELISCSWDNTVVKHAIHSCDDQ; encoded by the exons ATGACCGACCACTATTGGAGTGGCACTGTTTGGTATTATAAGGATACCGCAGACTTTCACAGGGACAAGGCTTTTGTCGCTACAAAAACAAAGAGTGGGGTCTGCAGCGCCGCTTACTTAGAATGTGATAAATTTGTAATTAGCGAAGATAGCGGAGTGCTGCAAGTGATTGGTTTAGTTGAAGCAGCCGAATCGCATCTAAAGGAATTACAATGCTTAGGATATGCTTGCCAACACGATAATAGCCTGCTAACGCTTTCTGTATTTTCTGATAACGCACATTTAGTTACCGGAGGAATGGATTATTG CATAAAAGTCTGGGACATAGCAGAATTACTCGCAACATACTCGTTTGGCTTCGCTCACACAGACATAGTTACCTGTGTCGACGCGCAGCCTGGGAGTAACACAACGTTCGTTTCAACCTCGTTGGATTGCGAAGCATTACTGTGGGACATAAGACAAGCGAAACCAGCGCAAA GTATTCTGAAGAAAGAGCTTGGCTTAACGTCGGTGAATTGGAATACCATTTTGGATCATATTGTAGCCATAGGTTCGGAGGGTGGAGATGTTAGCCTAATTGATATTAGAAATGTGGGTGCCGCGGCATTACAGGAGTCGTGTATATTTCCCAGATCAGTAcataaacttttatttaatccaAATCCGGAAAG GTCAGAAGAATTAGCATGTTGCTGTGACGATACCATTGTGGAGGTCCTCGATATAAATAAAGAGTTTTCATCGGTGTACAAAAACGAAGGACACACTGATTTCGTGCGTGGGCTTGCATGGTACAAAGATGAATTAATATCTTGTTCTTGGGATAATACAGTGGTTAAGCACGCAATACATTCCTGTGATGATCAATAA
- the Vap33 gene encoding VAMP-associated protein 33kDa isoform X1, protein MGKPHQVLIIEPPSELRFRGPFTETSITSYMKLINPSNHNVYFKIKTTAPKKYCVRPNAGVIKPKTVTQIAVTLQPLDFDPTEKNKHKFMVQALIADDFTDDDFPRAWKEPNPDQIMESKLKCVFENPITNTTIAKTTSTTTTTESEANTNSDKTKGVGDIVESSSKVLGDAEVKLYKAAQEVSQLRAEESTLRQENLQLKEDLLKLRNAALGNDATLAATRALTSQTSRQLPPITINVLIILMVVIGYLLGKMF, encoded by the exons ATGGGGAAGCCACATCAAGTTTTAATTATCGAACCGCCAAGCGAGCTGCGGTTCAGGG GGCCATTCACAGAAACGTCAATCACATCGTATATGAAATTAATTAACCCATCGAATCACAatgtttactttaaaataaagacAACTGCTCCAAAGAAGTACTGCGTACGTCCTAATGCTGGAGTTATCAAGCCAAAAACTGTCACTCAAATAGCTG TGACCCTTCAACCACTTGATTTCGATCCAACAGAGAAGAATAAACATAAATTTATGGTGCAAGCTTTAATAGCCGATGACTTCACCGATGATGATTTTCCCCGAGCG TGGAAGGAGCCAAACCCGGACCAGATAATGGAATCCAAGCTGAAATGCGTATTTGAAAATCCCATAACTAATACTACGATAGCCAAGACCACTTCGACTACCACAACGACTGAATCGGAAGCAAATACAAATAGCGATAAAACTAAAGGAGTGGGAGATATTGTAGAGTCATCGTCGAAG GTTCTTGGAGACGCGGAAGTAAAATTGTATAAAGCAGCACAAGAGGTTAGTCAGCTCAGAGCGGAAGAAAGTACTCTCAGGCAGGAAAACCTCCAGTTGAAG GAAGATTTATTGAAGTTACGCAACGCGGCGTTGGGTAATGACGCTACCTTAGCAGCCACCAGAGCTTTGACCTCGCAGACCAGTAGACAATTGCCTCCGATTACTATCAATGTCCTTATCATTTTGATGGTCGTAATAGGATATTTGCTGGGGAAAATGTTCTGA
- the Vap33 gene encoding VAMP-associated protein 33kDa isoform X2, with the protein MGKPHQVLIIEPPSELRFRGPFTETSITSYMKLINPSNHNVYFKIKTTAPKKYCVRPNAGVIKPKTVTQIAVTLQPLDFDPTEKNKHKFMVQALIADDFTDDDFPRAWKEPNPDQIMESKLKCVFENPITNTTIAKTTSTTTTTESEANTNSDKTKGVGDIVESSSKVLGDAEVKLYKAAQEVSQLRAEESTLRQENLQLKVRY; encoded by the exons ATGGGGAAGCCACATCAAGTTTTAATTATCGAACCGCCAAGCGAGCTGCGGTTCAGGG GGCCATTCACAGAAACGTCAATCACATCGTATATGAAATTAATTAACCCATCGAATCACAatgtttactttaaaataaagacAACTGCTCCAAAGAAGTACTGCGTACGTCCTAATGCTGGAGTTATCAAGCCAAAAACTGTCACTCAAATAGCTG TGACCCTTCAACCACTTGATTTCGATCCAACAGAGAAGAATAAACATAAATTTATGGTGCAAGCTTTAATAGCCGATGACTTCACCGATGATGATTTTCCCCGAGCG TGGAAGGAGCCAAACCCGGACCAGATAATGGAATCCAAGCTGAAATGCGTATTTGAAAATCCCATAACTAATACTACGATAGCCAAGACCACTTCGACTACCACAACGACTGAATCGGAAGCAAATACAAATAGCGATAAAACTAAAGGAGTGGGAGATATTGTAGAGTCATCGTCGAAG GTTCTTGGAGACGCGGAAGTAAAATTGTATAAAGCAGCACAAGAGGTTAGTCAGCTCAGAGCGGAAGAAAGTACTCTCAGGCAGGAAAACCTCCAGTTGAAGGTGAGGTATTGA
- the LOC143378264 gene encoding methylosome protein WDR77 isoform X1: protein MSSLVDPNLNADIYRKMTAADRPPVPDKNLQFILVYNEKSAILGGSNMTDHYWSGTVWYYKDTADFHRDKAFVATKTKSGVCSAAYLECDKFVISEDSGVLQVIGLVEAAESHLKELQCLGYACQHDNSLLTLSVFSDNAHLVTGGMDYCIKVWDIAELLATYSFGFAHTDIVTCVDAQPGSNTTFVSTSLDCEALLWDIRQAKPAQSILKKELGLTSVNWNTILDHIVAIGSEGGDVSLIDIRNVGAAALQESCIFPRSVHKLLFNPNPERSEELACCCDDTIVEVLDINKEFSSVYKNEGHTDFVRGLAWYKDELISCSWDNTVVKHAIHSCDDQ from the exons ATGAGTTCCTTAGTAGACCCGAATTTAAACGCAGATATTTATAGAAAAATGACAGCAGCCGACAGGCCGCCTGTTCCTGACAAGAATCTGCaatttattttagtttataATG AGAAGAGTGCCATTCTGGGAGGTAGTAATATGACCGACCACTATTGGAGTGGCACTGTTTGGTATTATAAGGATACCGCAGACTTTCACAGGGACAAGGCTTTTGTCGCTACAAAAACAAAGAGTGGGGTCTGCAGCGCCGCTTACTTAGAATGTGATAAATTTGTAATTAGCGAAGATAGCGGAGTGCTGCAAGTGATTGGTTTAGTTGAAGCAGCCGAATCGCATCTAAAGGAATTACAATGCTTAGGATATGCTTGCCAACACGATAATAGCCTGCTAACGCTTTCTGTATTTTCTGATAACGCACATTTAGTTACCGGAGGAATGGATTATTG CATAAAAGTCTGGGACATAGCAGAATTACTCGCAACATACTCGTTTGGCTTCGCTCACACAGACATAGTTACCTGTGTCGACGCGCAGCCTGGGAGTAACACAACGTTCGTTTCAACCTCGTTGGATTGCGAAGCATTACTGTGGGACATAAGACAAGCGAAACCAGCGCAAA GTATTCTGAAGAAAGAGCTTGGCTTAACGTCGGTGAATTGGAATACCATTTTGGATCATATTGTAGCCATAGGTTCGGAGGGTGGAGATGTTAGCCTAATTGATATTAGAAATGTGGGTGCCGCGGCATTACAGGAGTCGTGTATATTTCCCAGATCAGTAcataaacttttatttaatccaAATCCGGAAAG GTCAGAAGAATTAGCATGTTGCTGTGACGATACCATTGTGGAGGTCCTCGATATAAATAAAGAGTTTTCATCGGTGTACAAAAACGAAGGACACACTGATTTCGTGCGTGGGCTTGCATGGTACAAAGATGAATTAATATCTTGTTCTTGGGATAATACAGTGGTTAAGCACGCAATACATTCCTGTGATGATCAATAA